From the Sediminispirochaeta bajacaliforniensis DSM 16054 genome, the window ACTGACCCAATTCGTATCCCTTGGCAGGAAAGCCCGTCACATTAGGCGAGACCTCCACACTTTTGCGCATTCGTTTTTCAAAGCGTATCGTCAAGGTCGCAGGATCGACCCTAATCTCTATGGGGTCGGCATGAAGTGCTGCACCTTTTTTCTCAATCTGGACCGCTGCCGAAAATGTTCCTTCGTGATCGAAATCGCTGAAATCGATCCAGGCCCTGATATCTTCGGCCAAAATCAAATTCACCTCCTGACTTCGCCCCCGAATTGTAACCCTTACGTTTTCGGGAAGTGATTCTGCAGGGATGAAATTCTCGCTGCTGAGGACCTCCAGAGGGACAGAAAAGAAGCGTTCCTCGAGGGTCGCCATACGGTTGAAAAGAAAAAGAAAGATCGCAATGGCAACGGAAAGCACCTTTGCAGGCCAGTTATGCAGAAGCCGTTCAAAGAGCAGATCAGATCTCATCCTCTCTCTCCTCTCCCCGTATTTCTCGCTTTTGCTCCTGCTTTTCATCTGCGGGGGATTCAAGAAGTTCCCGCAAGGTACCGGCCACCTCTGCAGAGGAAAGATCATATTGAAGGTTCGCGTCGAAGGCAAGGGAGATAGCTCCGCTCTCCTCCGAAACCACGAGTACCACCGCATCGGTATCCTCGGCCATACCTAAAGCCGCACGGTGACGGGTCCCAAAGCTCCGGCGAATATCGGTCTGCTCACTCATAGGCAGGAAGCAGCCGGCGGAAAGAAGCTTTCCCCCGGAAACGATAACGGCTCCGTCATGAAGAGGGGTGTCATGCCCGAAAATCGTCAAAAGCAGGCTGCTTGAGAGATCGGCATTCAACTTTGTCCCCTGATCGATCAAATTCTTAATACCCACCTTACGGGGGAATACAATTAACGCCCCCCGACGACGTGCTGCAAGAATTTCCACGGCATTTATGACTGTATCAAGTTGTTCCGGCCTTGCCCGGCTAGCGCTTCTAAACCATTCTCCTCTTCCGATTCTAGTAAAAATATTTCTTAGCTCGGGTTGGAAAACAATAGCAATAATAATGACAATAACAGTCGCCAAGCTGTTCATGATCCACAGCATGGTTTCCAACTTCAGAAAAAAGGCGACGGCATAAAGTATTCCGAGAAATAGCGCACCCTTTATCAGCTGAATCGCCCTGGTCTCCGCCACAATCATATAGAGCTGATAGAGTAAAAACGCGAGTATGGAAATATCAAGGAGAAGCCGAAGGACTTCTCCAACTGTTCCGATATCGACAAACAGATCCATGCTGGTTCAACCATACCGCAGGAACGAAAATTGTTCCAGCGCTTTTCACTGTATCCCCGGCATCAAAGTACGGGCGCAATCATCCTAAAGACGCCGTTACGCAGGCGAGCAGGAAAGCTAAGTTTGTTATAGATATCGGGGGTCAGCTTTCGACATTCCTGCAGATCCCTCCGGAACTGTTCAACAAGTCCTTTACAGACCGTCTCACCATAGAAGAGCATGTTAAGTTCATAATCAAGGTGAAAGCTCCTTACATCCATGTTGCAGCTGCCCACCGTGGCAATATTGCCATCGACAACCAGCATCTTCGGATGGAAAAATCCCTTTTCATAAAAATAGATGTTGACGCCGGCCTTTAGCAGGGACTCGAAATAGGTATGAGCCACCCAGAAAGGAACACGTTTGTCGGCAACCCCGGTCATGATGAGATGGACTTCGACCCCGGAAAGGCTCGATGCCTCCAAAGCACTCCGAATACTCTCGTCGGGAATGAAGTAGGGGCTTTGAATGAGAACTTCACCGTTTGCATTTGCTATTAAGTTAAAATAGAGCTTTTTCAGGGTGTACCAATTTGAATCAGGGCCGCTGCAGACCACCTGGATGGGCAGATAGTTGTCTACGGCATCCGGTTCGGGAAAGAAACGCTCGTCGATAATCTTCTCCCCTCCCGAATTATACCAGTCGGACAGAAAAACCCCCTGGAGCATGGCAACCGATTCACCGGTAACCCGTATGTGGGTATCCCGCCAGGATGAAAAGCGCTTTCCTCCGTCTATATATTCATCACCGATGTTCATTCCCCCGGTATAGGCTGTTTTTCCGTCGATAACGACGATTTTTCGGTGATTGCAGTAATTCAGCAACCTTCCGGTAAGAACGTTGAAAGGGTCGAGAAAATAGCGAACCTCGACACCGCTTTCCCGAAGCTCACGCTTAAAGCGCCAGCTCATCTTCCGAAAATTCCCGACGCCATCGAAAAGAACGCGGACCTTCACTCCTCTTCGGGCCTTTCGTTTCAAGATCTCCCCGATGCGCTGTCCGATCCTGTCACTTTTATAGATAAAGTACTCCAGATGGATCGTCTCCGCCGCCCCTTCCAAATCCTCGATCATCCGCTCAAAAAGGGAACCGCCCTCATAAAAAAAATCGACATGATTATCGAGGGTGATAATGGCGTTACTCGAGTTAAGGACAAGAGAAACCGTCTTGGCCATGTCGTTGTCGATCTTCCTGCTGACCGCCTCGAGGAAATGGCGCTGCTGTTCTAAAATCGATCCGAGATATGTTTCAAAGGTCACCTCGGGGAGCTGTTTGACGATTTTTCGCCTCTTCCAGTTGACCCCGCTGAGCAAATAGATCACAGCACCCACATAAGGAAGAAAGTAGATGGCAAGGAGCCAGGCGACAGTCACCTCAGGGGGCTTGTTATCCAAAAGAATAGTAATCGTCAGTACGATAACAAAGAGAAAATAAATATAATACAGGTAGGGGCTTATTACATTGAGAATCGGCATCGTGTATCCTGCCTGCGGTTCAGTCCAGCCACCCTTTGGTGCGCTCTACCGCTTTGTGCCAGAAACGGAGTCGTTTCTCCCGTTCTTCCGTATCCATTACGGCAATCCATCGTTTCTCCTCCCTCCAGTGGCCCGTCAACTCCGATGGACCACTCCAGAATCCTGCCGACAGACCAGCGGCATACGCGGCTCCGAGCGCCGTGGTCTCGGTCACTTCGGGGCGAATAACGGGGATGGAGAGAAGATCGGCCTGGAACTGCATCAAAAGCTCATCGACAACAGCTCCTCCATCCACCTTAAGCTCGCTAAGCGTGAGACCGGAATCTTTCTCCATCGCATCGCAGATATCTTTCGTCTGGAAAGCGGTTGATTCGATGACCGCCCGGGCTATATGGCCCGAATCGACATATCCGGTGAGACCGGCAATGATGCCCCGGGCCTCCGTCCGCCAATAGGGGGCAAAGAGCCCGCTGAATGCGGGAACGATGTAGACACCGCCGTTATCCTTCACGCGGGAAGCAAGCTCCCGGATTTCCCCGGACTCTTTGATCAGACCGAGCTTATCACGCACCCACTGGACAAGGAGCCCCGCAACGGCAACAGACCCTTCGAGTGCATAGGTTGCAGGTTGCTTGCCGATGCGGCAGGCGACGGTGGTGAGAAGACCGTGATGGGAATGAACAATTTCTTCCCCGGTATGCAGTAACAGGAAGCAGCCCGTTCCATAGGTATTTTTGCTGCTTCCCCTCTCGAAACAGGCCTGTCCGAAAAGGGCCGCCTGCTGATCACCGAGTATCCCGGAAATAGGAACAAGTCCCCCCAAAGGACCACCACCATCGGTAACGCCGTAGGCAGTAGCCGCAACAGAGCTTCGAATTTCGGGGAGCATGTTGCGGGGGATGGAGAAGAGGTTCAAAAGCTCCTGGTCCCAACAAAGTTCGGTGATGTTCATGAGAAAGGTGCGGCTTGCATTGGTGACGTCGGTTACCAGGATTCCCCGCCCGGGGCCACCGGTAAGTTGCCAAATGATATAGGTGTCGATGGTACCGAAAACGGCTTCACCTTTTGCGGCAGCCTTTCTGAGACCGGGGATAGTATCCAGCATCCATTTCATCTTCGAGCCTGAAAAATAGGCGGCAAGGGGCAAGCCTGTTTTCAGGCGGAAGCGGTCGTAGCCACCGTCGGCGGCAAGAGCCTCGATATAATCACTTGTCCTCATATCCTGCCAAACAATGGCATTGTAAAAGGGTTTTCCGGTCTTTGGATTCCAGCAGACCACCGTCTCCCGCTGATTCGTAACACCGATCGAGACAAGCTCATCGGCGACAACGCCGCTTTTCTGGAGGGTGGCACGGATAACATCGCAACAACGTTGCCAGATTTCAAGAGGATCATGCTCGACCCACCCTGGTTTAGGGTAGATCTGGCGGTGTTCCAGTTGATGGCCGGCAACAATCCTTCCCCCGTGGTCAAAAAGAATAAACCGGCTGCTGGTGGTTCCCTGGTCCAGGGCACCGATATAACGATGTTGCCCCATACGTTACCTCACTCTTTTTGTTTTCCTCAGGTATTATTGTAAACTGGATTAAAACTATTTCCAACAGGGAAATTATTCCCTATGATGGTGCCATGAATGTCGACACCTATCATATTACGATAGAAAGCCTTGCCTTCGGGGGAGACGGAGTGGGGACAATAGAGGCCCCCCAAAGCTCACTGAATGGCATACGTTGCTTTGTCCCCTTCTCCGCCCCAGGTGATGTGCTCTCCATACGGATACGTCACCGGGGAAAGCGTTTCGTGAGGGGAGAACTGCTTTCGATCGAAATTCCTTCTCCAAACAGAACAAACCCGAGGTGCCCCCATTTTGGCTCATGCGGAGGCTGCCAATGGCAGCATATAGACTACACAACCCAACTTAAAAGCAAGAGTGAGATTCTTCGCCAGAATCTTGCACGCATAGCAACAATAGACATCACGCCGGAAGAAGCCATAGCCTCTCCCAGAGTCTACGGCTATAGAAGCAGGGCCCGGCTTCGATCCGGAGAAAACGGACGATTAGGCTATCATGCGGCATCAAGCCACAGTGTGATAGCGATTGATCGGTGCCCCGTCCTGACTCCCGACCTGGAAAAGAGGGTGATCGGGGGCATAGAAAGCTCAACAGAGTTTCCGCACGATACTCAGTTTCTTTTCCAGGAGACGGGTGGGAACGGGCATCAGGTTCAGTGGGAACGAATAGGGAGCGGAGGGGATGAGTCAATCGGTTTTCGCCAGGCAAACGAAGGGGTCAACCACCTGTTGCAGGATGAAATTGCCCGGTTTATTACTCAAAGTGAAGCCAAAGTTCTCGACCTTTACTGCGGAGACGGTAACCTTTCCCTTCCCCTGGCCAGGCAAGGCTGCCGGATCAGAGGTTTTGATATCGCCACCTCATCGATCAAGCAGGCAAACAGGCTCTGGAGGGAAGGCCCGGCCGATACGCATCAGGTATCCTACCAAAGGCTCGATGCGATAGAAGCAGTAAAGGCCATAAAACGGGGAGCAATACGCCCATTTGGTACAGAAAGGCCCGATGTAATCCTCTTGGATCCGCCCCGCAGCGGTGTGGGAAGTGAGGGGATGCAAGCGCTCTGCACTCTGAAAGCCCAACGCATACTCTACCTTTCCTGTGATCCGGCGACCCTTTCCCGGGACCTAAAAACTGCAACCGCGGCAGGGTATCACCTTCTCACCGTGCGGGCCGCGGATATGTTTCCCCAAACCTACCACCTGGAATCCTTTGCTGTGCTGGAAAGGAGGTAAAGCAGATGGAAGGCGGAACGGAAGAGCAACAAGAGGCTGTGCATCGGTTAAGGAACGACAAACGCGCACTCAGGCGGGAAATCATCGATCTGCTTACAAAAACGACAGAAGCGCAACGCCTTGAGGAAAGCAGCCACGCTGCGAACCGCGTCATTTCAACAAGGCTGTGGCACAGTGCCAAGCGAATTTTTATCTTTCGTTCTATGGACAGGGAGATCGATACCACCCAGATCATCGACCATGCCTTGACCTGCGGTAAGGTCGTTGCCCTGCCGAGGATGGAGGGGAGAAAGATTGTATTTCACCGAATAGAAGATCTAAAAGGGCCTTTCACCAGACATGCTTACGGCATCACAGAGCCGGCTGCGACGCTTCCGGTGGAAGAACCTCGGGACAAAGAATATGACCTGCTCATCGCGCCCGGGGCTGCCTTTACCCGCGAAGGCAAACGCCTTGGATATGGAAAGGGATACTACGACCGATACCTTGCCGCCTACAGAGATCGAGTAATAACAGT encodes:
- the cdaA gene encoding diadenylate cyclase CdaA; amino-acid sequence: MDLFVDIGTVGEVLRLLLDISILAFLLYQLYMIVAETRAIQLIKGALFLGILYAVAFFLKLETMLWIMNSLATVIVIIIAIVFQPELRNIFTRIGRGEWFRSASRARPEQLDTVINAVEILAARRRGALIVFPRKVGIKNLIDQGTKLNADLSSSLLLTIFGHDTPLHDGAVIVSGGKLLSAGCFLPMSEQTDIRRSFGTRHRAALGMAEDTDAVVLVVSEESGAISLAFDANLQYDLSSAEVAGTLRELLESPADEKQEQKREIRGEEREDEI
- the cls gene encoding cardiolipin synthase translates to MPILNVISPYLYYIYFLFVIVLTITILLDNKPPEVTVAWLLAIYFLPYVGAVIYLLSGVNWKRRKIVKQLPEVTFETYLGSILEQQRHFLEAVSRKIDNDMAKTVSLVLNSSNAIITLDNHVDFFYEGGSLFERMIEDLEGAAETIHLEYFIYKSDRIGQRIGEILKRKARRGVKVRVLFDGVGNFRKMSWRFKRELRESGVEVRYFLDPFNVLTGRLLNYCNHRKIVVIDGKTAYTGGMNIGDEYIDGGKRFSSWRDTHIRVTGESVAMLQGVFLSDWYNSGGEKIIDERFFPEPDAVDNYLPIQVVCSGPDSNWYTLKKLYFNLIANANGEVLIQSPYFIPDESIRSALEASSLSGVEVHLIMTGVADKRVPFWVAHTYFESLLKAGVNIYFYEKGFFHPKMLVVDGNIATVGSCNMDVRSFHLDYELNMLFYGETVCKGLVEQFRRDLQECRKLTPDIYNKLSFPARLRNGVFRMIAPVL
- the glpK gene encoding glycerol kinase GlpK, whose protein sequence is MGQHRYIGALDQGTTSSRFILFDHGGRIVAGHQLEHRQIYPKPGWVEHDPLEIWQRCCDVIRATLQKSGVVADELVSIGVTNQRETVVCWNPKTGKPFYNAIVWQDMRTSDYIEALAADGGYDRFRLKTGLPLAAYFSGSKMKWMLDTIPGLRKAAAKGEAVFGTIDTYIIWQLTGGPGRGILVTDVTNASRTFLMNITELCWDQELLNLFSIPRNMLPEIRSSVAATAYGVTDGGGPLGGLVPISGILGDQQAALFGQACFERGSSKNTYGTGCFLLLHTGEEIVHSHHGLLTTVACRIGKQPATYALEGSVAVAGLLVQWVRDKLGLIKESGEIRELASRVKDNGGVYIVPAFSGLFAPYWRTEARGIIAGLTGYVDSGHIARAVIESTAFQTKDICDAMEKDSGLTLSELKVDGGAVVDELLMQFQADLLSIPVIRPEVTETTALGAAYAAGLSAGFWSGPSELTGHWREEKRWIAVMDTEEREKRLRFWHKAVERTKGWLD
- a CDS encoding class I SAM-dependent RNA methyltransferase — encoded protein: MNVDTYHITIESLAFGGDGVGTIEAPQSSLNGIRCFVPFSAPGDVLSIRIRHRGKRFVRGELLSIEIPSPNRTNPRCPHFGSCGGCQWQHIDYTTQLKSKSEILRQNLARIATIDITPEEAIASPRVYGYRSRARLRSGENGRLGYHAASSHSVIAIDRCPVLTPDLEKRVIGGIESSTEFPHDTQFLFQETGGNGHQVQWERIGSGGDESIGFRQANEGVNHLLQDEIARFITQSEAKVLDLYCGDGNLSLPLARQGCRIRGFDIATSSIKQANRLWREGPADTHQVSYQRLDAIEAVKAIKRGAIRPFGTERPDVILLDPPRSGVGSEGMQALCTLKAQRILYLSCDPATLSRDLKTATAAGYHLLTVRAADMFPQTYHLESFAVLERR
- a CDS encoding 5-formyltetrahydrofolate cyclo-ligase, whose product is MEGGTEEQQEAVHRLRNDKRALRREIIDLLTKTTEAQRLEESSHAANRVISTRLWHSAKRIFIFRSMDREIDTTQIIDHALTCGKVVALPRMEGRKIVFHRIEDLKGPFTRHAYGITEPAATLPVEEPRDKEYDLLIAPGAAFTREGKRLGYGKGYYDRYLAAYRDRVITVGLCFSFQLVEDIPTGAFDIPVEYVVAGEDQEEKW